Proteins co-encoded in one Leishmania panamensis strain MHOM/PA/94/PSC-1 chromosome 22 sequence genomic window:
- a CDS encoding hypothetical protein (TriTrypDB/GeneDB-style sysID: LpmP.22.0100), protein MCASLLVAQTSGMPLVNTGGKKQEVTTHITSSRFTVSYASRAASLSSTVLVEPSYARSDMALQKAVVEVQKKAELTAFIAKHEKACTISEADRRLSIIMLLNSAAQRDIDEGIQAGYPKQVVNFMHQTWVAFIQQAKDFYKADADEPFTMELSHNALETTSSIGIWFIGPQISLPLRRYSVQVVGADGTLQDIIAVGLLSFTYSTYVMHLRSMSQQRVLEGLTRMQEQLGTDSLFLPQLLVAPS, encoded by the coding sequence atgtgcgcctctctgttGGTTGCCCAAACCAGCGGCATGCCGCTGGTGAACACCGGCGGAAAGAAGCAGGAAGTCACGACTCACATCACCAGTAGCCGTTTCACCGTGTCGTATGCCAGCCGCGCTGCCTCCTTGTCTTCGACAGTGCTGGTGGAACCATCGTACGCCCGGTCTGACATGGCACTGCAGAAGGCAGTGGTCGAGGTGCAAAAGAAAGCGGAGTTGACAGCCTTTATTGCCAAGCATGAGAAGGCCTGCACTATCTCCGAGGCAGACCGCCGCCTTAGCATCATCATGCTCTTGaacagcgcagcgcagcgcgacATTGACGAGGGCATCCAGGCAGGTTACCCGAAGCAGGTAGTGAATTTCATGCACCAGACCTGGGTCGCCTTCATTCAGCAGGCGAAGGACTTCTACAAAGCAGACGCAGACGAGCCTTTCACGATGGAGCTCAGCCACAACGCCTTGGAGACCACTTCGTCCATTGGCATTTGGTTCATTGGCCCGCAAAtctcgctgccgctccgccgctaCTCGGTGCAGGTAGTCGGCGCTGATGGCACGCTGCAGGACATTATCGCTGTGGGTCTGCTGAGTTTCACGTACTCTACATACGTGATGCACCTCCGCTCAatgtcgcagcagcgcgttcTCGAGGGGCTAACCCGCATGCAGGAGCAGCTCGGCACTGATTCACTCTTTCTCCCGCAACTCCTTGTAGCCCCTTCGTag
- a CDS encoding glutamine amidotransferase, putative (TriTrypDB/GeneDB-style sysID: LpmP.22.0110): MSLQGAPQGEYIVILDAGSQYGKVIDRKVRELRVETKILPLDTPAEKLCNDTKLMGVIISGGPTSVKDETALAYDKAIFAMRKPVLGICYGMQMLTGLYGGEVCRGRVREDGQDSIQIDTSSPIFAGLDSTETVLLTHGDSITDTGTELKVIARSSAGIIAAVQHQSLPLFGVQFHPEVGLTVSGETIFKNFLKLCGCKFSFTMEDREAVALRLIRERTSNGQKVLCLASGGVDSTVCAMLLLKALGPERVVCIHIDHGFMRLHESAQVVEALNAAGVRVHLVKAQDNFATASTAMTAKRGRAAYTTNKLCETTDPEEKRNIIGNTFMSVCDRVVKELQLDVENLLLAQGTLRPDLIESGSKYASANADAIKTHHNDTAVVRVLRDAGRIIEPLCDYHKDEVRDLGVRLGIPRHLIERQPFPGPGLAIRTLCTDGTPFRDANFADTEATVKRLCMGDDASFAEVAAFVQSVALSACILPVRTVGVQGDGRTYAYASALSMQTFPTTEQWVALMQLAKAIPKTAHAVNRVVFMFGPPQSESPSSVTRTYLTTDVLDKIRVADDKVNGILMKHQLVRSLSQVPIVLIPVGFDKTGCYSVIVRTFLTNDFMTGIPATPGSAFMPLTVLKEIVSELEKLEFVSRVMYDLTAKPPGTTEWE; the protein is encoded by the coding sequence ATGTCCCTCCAAGGTGCTCCGCAGGGCGAGTATATTGTCATCCTCGATGCGGGCTCACAGTACGGCAAGGTCATTGACCGCAAGGTACGTGAACTTCGTGTAGAGACTAAGATCCTGCCTCTCGACACTCCAGCCGAGAAGCTGTGCAACGATACAAAGCTGATGGGTGTCATCATTAGCGGTGGCCCCACTTCTGTGAAGGATGAGACGGCCCTGGCGTATGACAAAGCGATCTTTGCCATGAGGAAGCCGGTCCTCGGCATCTGTTATGGTATGCAGATGCTGACGGGGTTGTATGGCGGTGAGGTTTGTCGAGGCAGGGTCCGCGAGGATGGTCAAGACAGCATTCAGATAGACACGTCGTCACCCATCTTTGCCGGCCTGGATTCAACTGAGACGGTACTCCTCACCCACGGCGACTCCATCACGGATACGGGGACCGAGCTGAAGGTGATTGCGCGTAGCTCCGCTGGCATCATCGCCGCTGTTCAGCACCAGTCCCTGCCACTGTTTGGCGTTCAGTTCCATCCTGAGGTCGGGCTCACGGTGTCGGGCGAGACAATCTTCAAGAATTTTTTGAAGCTATGCGGGTGCAAATTCTCCTTTACGATGGAGGACcgagaggcggtggcgctgcgtcttATTCGTGAGCGCACCAGCAATGGCCAGAAGGTGCTCTGCCTGGCCTccggcggcgtcgacagCACCGTGTGTGCCATGCTGCTCCTGAAGGCCCTGGGTCCCGAGCGAGTTGTGTGCATCCACATCGACCATGGCTTCATGCGACTGCACGAGAgcgcgcaggtggtggaggcgctgaacGCCGCAGGGGTGCGCGTGCACCTTGTCAAGGCGCAGGACAACTTTGCAACGGCCTCGACGGCGATGACCGCAAAAAGGGGTCGTGCGGCGTACACAACCAACAAACTATGTGAAACCACAGACCCGGAGGAAAAGCGAAACATTATTGGCAACACATTTATGTCCGTGTGCGACCGAGTTgtcaaggagctgcagctggatgTGGAGAATTTACTGCTTGCACAGGGTACCCTTCGTCCAGATCTCATCGAGTCTGGCTCTAAGTACGCCAGCGCCAACGCAGATGCTATCAAGACGCACCACAACGACACCGCAGTTGTGCGagtgctgcgcgacgccggCCGCATCATCGAGCCTCTCTGTGACTATCACAAGGATGAGGTGCGCGATCTCGGGGTGCGTCTCGGGATTCCACGCCACCTCATAGAGCGTCAGCCCTTTCCGGGGCCTGGTCTCGCTATCCGCACTCTGTGCACTGATGGGACACCGTTTCGCGACGCAAACTTTGCAGACACGGAGGCGACGGTGAAGCGTCTGTGCATGGGCGACGACGCATCCTTCGCTGAGGTCGCCGCCTTCGTGCAGTCGGTCGCACTGTCTGCCTGCATCCTGCCGGTGCGCACCGTTGGGGTGCAGGGTGACGGACGCACCTACGCCTAtgcctccgccctctctaTGCAGACGTTCCCGACGACCGAGCAGTGGGTCGCACTGATGCAGCTAGCAAAAGCGATACCCAAGACGGCGCACGCTGTCAACCGCGTGGTGTTCATGTTTGGTCCTCCGCAGTCCGAATCGCCAAGCAGCGTCACACGGACGTACTTGACGACAGACGTACTCGACAAAATTCGCGTAGCCGATGACAAGGTGAACGGCATTCTCATGAAGCACCAACTCGTGCGCTCGCTGAGCCAGGTGCCCATCGTCCTAATCCCCGTCGGCTTCGACAAGACCGGCTGCTACAGCGTGATAGTGCGCACGTTCTTGACGAACGACTTCATGACAGGGATCCCTGCCACACCGGGTTCCGCCTTCATGCCGCTGACCGTGCTGAAGGAAATCGTCAGTGAGTTAGAAAAGCTCGAGTTTGTCTCTCGGGTGATGTATGACCTTACCGCCAAGCCTCCCGGCACTACTGAGTGGGAGTAG
- a CDS encoding hypothetical protein (TriTrypDB/GeneDB-style sysID: LpmP.22.0120): MEKSQVTELIQRWRVLKGSLTEKGSELETVRKSLQVLEGEHARMVQQWDLEKETIRNTSSAIEAQVASKKDELQRIRLETQELRRKVEERRRRNEEHQLVLSKRKHMVDARVEEAEAKDAAVRERLTTFHRSRDEAREQLVAAVKKHQAAIPQEQAAHADKVLQLKSRIAETLATIEAEAKSWALEQAMKEWNEKSSARKHILDEVTAAEEGKDAWAELLHEASSIHIQDNLKTLAELRAMVSA; encoded by the coding sequence ATGGAAAAGTCTCAGGTGACGGAGCTCATTCAGCGTTGGCGCGTGCTGAAGGGGAGCTTAACAGAGAAAGGAAGTGAGCTAGAGACCGTACGCAAGTCCCTCCAGGTGCTCGAAGGCGAGCACGCCAGGATGGTGCAGCAGTGGGACCTCGAGAAGGAAACGATCCGAAACacgagcagcgccatcgaAGCGCAGGTGGCGAGCAAAAaggacgagctgcagcgcatcaggCTGGAGACCCAGGAACTGCGCCGCAAAGTTGAGGAGCGCCGCCGGCGCAACGAGGAGCACCAGCTCGTGCTGAGCAAGCGGAAGCACATGGTGGACGCTCGCGTAGAGGAGGCTGAAGCGAAGGATGCGGCAGTGCGGGAGCGCCTGACTACGTTTCACCGCTCTCGTGACGAGGCCCGCGAGCAGCTGGTGGCCGCCGTCAAGAAGCATCAGGCCGCAATTCCGCAagagcaggcggcgcacgcgGACAAGGTGTTGCAGCTCAAGAGCCGTATCGCAGAAACTCTGGCCACTATTGAAGCGGAGGCTAAGTCATGGGCTCTTGAGCAGGCGATGAAGGAGTGGAACGAGAAGTCGAGCGCACGCAAGCATATTTTAGACGAggtgacagcagcagaggagggcaaAGACGCCTGGGCAGAACTGCTTCACGAGGCAAGCAGCATTCATATTCAAGATAACTTGAAGACACTCGCTGAGCTGCGCGCCATGGTCTCTGCATAA
- a CDS encoding hypothetical protein (TriTrypDB/GeneDB-style sysID: LpmP.22.0130) — MSAQSSSSSRLKKVRCKKWDMVHIPSIDDLEAMTEREIQSTPLPRGFCVRFLCHDMVHLFTVASIQVRVTRGALDYLHDYNQLGPNKSRNKLFLCSQYNKTKECVNGSLCRELHCVLNVEDAQDALRHLVPSNATGAPNIVTLAPAEEIIAKRLNEPFAAGTAAPAFSNMENSNPLDSILGGSSAADGTASIYMPDQLILRHSLHTRWTSSNTYLTLPSGVEFRVALPNTPTPVEAYDSGLLFVTRGAQEYFSLCMRNEQPTVTMQHCAHYSKNGICCFGEHCQFVHVVHYKARDRTDNSISDPDAVSMGSSTTNCESSRRHSVRRVSALTRTAPLNTAATGRKKVDSLISSRSASSNRDSSTPHQKAMQMPSSSGLSTPGNHVFVPSTNAWHTMGATPSCAAAMRLPPPPPAQHFPPDSIMIPTMPPQPSPLMGQTYMVMQDLNGQCYIVPHSAPSIPQAGQPGPSQPMYVMSMPFH; from the coding sequence ATGTCTGCCCagtcctcctccagctcgcgGCTCAAGAAAGTTCGCTGCAAGAAGTGGGACATGGTTCACATCCCCTCCATCGACGATCTGGAGGCTATGACGGAGCGTGAAATTCAAAGCACGCCGCTGCCCCGCGGCTTCTGCGTTCGCTTCTTGTGCCATGACATGGTGCACCTCTTCACCGTGGCTTCAATCCAGGTGAGAGTTACTCGCGGTGCCCTCGATTACCTGCACGACTACAACCAACTCGGCCCAAACAAGAGCCGAAACAAGctgtttctctgctctcaGTACAACAAGACAAAGGAGTGCGTGAACGGTTCCCTGTGCCGTGAGTTGCACTGTGTCCTCAACGTTGAGGACGCTCAGGATGCGCTCCGGCACCTGGTGCCAAGCAACGCCACTGGCGCGCCCAATATCGTCACGCTGGCGCCCGCGGAGGAGATTATCGCGAAAAGGCTCAACGAGCCCTTTGCAGCTGGAACTGCCGCACCGGCCTTTAGCAATATGGAAAACTCTAACCCTCTGGACTCCATcctcggcggcagcagcgccgcggacgGGACTGCGAGCATATACATGCCCGATCAGCTCATTCTCCGCCACTCCCTGCACACACGGTGGACTTCCTCCAATACGTATCTCACTCTTCCCTCTGGTGTCGAGTTCCGAGTAGCACTGCCGAACACGCCGACCCCTGTGGAGGCCTACGATAGCGGTCTGCTGTTTGTCACCCGCGGGGCGCAAGAGTACTTCAGCCTGTGCATGCGCAACGAGCAGCCGACAGTGACAatgcagcactgcgcacaTTACTCGAAGAACGGCATTTGCTGTTTCGGCGAGCACTGTCAGTTCGTTCACGTTGTGCACTACAAGGCCCGCGATCGCACCGACAACTCCATCTCCGACCCGGATGCAGTGTCCATGGGTAGCTCCACCACAAACTGCGAGTCCAGCAGGCGTCATAGCGTGCGTCGCGTCAGCGCCCTCACCCGTACGGCTCCTCTCAACACGGCCGCCACTGGCAGAAAGAAGGTCGATTCGCTGATCTCCTCGCGCTCTGCGAGTTCGAACCGCGACTCATCCACTCCTCACCAAAAGGCGATGCAGATGCCAAGCAGCAGTGGCCTTAGCACACCCGGCAACCACGTGTTCGTCCCATCCACCAACGCCTGGCACACGATGGGGGCGACAccgagctgcgccgccgcgatgcggctgccacctccgccaccggCACAGCACTTCCCGCCGGACTCAATCATGATTCCGACGATGCCGCCACAACCTTCGCCACTGATGGGCCAAACGTACATGGTGATGCAAGACCTCAACGGCCAGTGCTATATTGTACCGCACTCGGCACCATCGATCCCGCAAGCGGGACAGCCCGGACCAAGTCAGCCCATGTACGTGATGTCGATGCCTTTCCACTAG
- a CDS encoding hypothetical protein (TriTrypDB/GeneDB-style sysID: LpmP.22.0140), which translates to MPYYGYEPEQTKAQIRSTRGETIDLALPVTCLVGELRTFLIKEYGYDPNTRLLYNGLVTDDNSYVCDYPFGSLIIALPADTQPQHQLPSPRHPTAAHQPPQKQHALPEPTHPATHHFSTASTSADAIRKNKSVEVMPTHTNAAARKMSPTDTPLEIAKAKRDSTVVKDRFKNSARSVLSTSSERARSHSRPTKVDGFSAPTRTFPHPSTPTPPPVLAPARNGPSPAPGSGRAVSGTSARSSPWPQGSQDATEALSSAASSQAANLSPSPHSAQSSAAAEGLSCEDSNGDDSQRRRVRLMVECNIPSLNQVVSIPINSEFTVLDLIRAVEAAVPTLTPEAQVVYRGKLLPKSLQAKLFDSGIRSDARVFIAAGEYSNTEKITLLEIEADTAVIESAMKSPLTDPQRKGYYEELMRILFRTDGLQSLEGKWRQRRKDVVNHITSLQDKLGVDIKVS; encoded by the coding sequence ATGCCCTACTATGGCTATGAGCCTGAGCAAACCAAAGCTCAAATCCGATCCACTCGGGGAGAGACCATCGACTTGGCTCTTCCCGTCACCTGCTTGGTCGGGGAACTACGTACATTTCTGATCAAAGAATATGGCTACGACCCCAACACGCGTCTCTTGTACAACGGACTTGTCACCGATGACAACTCCTACGTCTGCGATTACCCCTTCGGCTCCCTCATCATTGCCCTCCCCGCTGACAcccagccgcagcaccagtTACCGTCCCCCCGGCACCCTACGGCCGCCCATCAACCACCGCAGAAACAACATGCTCTCCCCGAGCCGACTCATCCGGCTACGCACCACTTCTCGACTGCCAGCACTAGCGCTGACGCTATTCGAAAGAACAAGTCAGTTGAGGTAATGCCGACCCACACAAACGCCGCTGCGCGGAAGATGAGCCCGACAGACACGCCTCTGGAGATCGCGAAAGCGAAGCGCGACAGCACGGTTGTCAAGGATCGGTTCAAGAACTCGGCGCGCTCGGTCCTGTCCACCAGTTCGGAGCGCGCAAGGTCACACAGCAGACCCACGAAGGTGGATGGCTTCTCAGCACCGACACGCACGTTTCCGCATCCCTCTACGCCGACGCCTCCACCCGTTCTTGCTCCAGCGAGGAACGGTCCCTCGCCCGCACCGGGGAGTGGCCGAGCAGTATCAGGTACCAGTGCACGCAGCTCTCCTTGGCCACAGGGGTCGCAAGACGCGACTGAGGCTCTCTCTAGCGCCGCGTCGTCGCAGGCGGCCAacctctcaccctctccgcACAGTGCACAGTccagtgcagcagctgagggACTCAGCTGTGAAGACAGCAATGGCGATGACAGCCAGCGCCGGCGGGTGCGGCTGATGGTGGAGTGCAATATCCCTTCACTCAACCAGGTGGTCTCGATACCGATCAACAGCGAGTTTACCGTGTTGGACTTAATCCGTGCGGTGGAAGCTGCGGTGCCCACGCTGACACCGGAAGCGCAGGTAGTCTACCGCGGTAAACTGCTGCCCAAATCGCTCCAGGCAAAGCTGTTTGACAGCGGTATTCGCAGCGACGCTCGGGTCTTCATCGCGGCGGGGGAGTACAGTAACACTGAGAAGATCACGCTACTGGAGATTGAGGCAGACACTGCCGTCATTGAGAGTGCGATGAAATCGCCGCTGACAGATCCACAGCGCAAGGGCTATTACGAGGAGCTGATGCGTATCTTGTTCCGCACGGACGGACTGCAATCGCTGGAGGGTAagtggaggcagcggcgcaaaGACGTGGTGAACCATATTACATCACTGCAGGACAAATTAGGCGTAGATATAAAAGTGTCGTGA
- a CDS encoding hypothetical protein (TriTrypDB/GeneDB-style sysID: LpmP.22.0150), with the protein MDHILVRSDFACRREYRLVSVDEAWVKQLQEQVYPIHSAKKGMARHKRARASSPPSATAHCDNVSVAFVMKGDGQLCLHDAQSTRSVRRVEYSNTMLLATRRLNRIGRSASGESPCRSGDVCSADGMATTTTALPFPEANVRQYTNDVVVAALSRMFDSHAVHPQDNVCAALGESYLTIEELEGTDGSSHCSRTAGTPGRGYTFAQLARVFRSSPSELADLLQSLGAVVHRGLVRLLHPSLVHESLTAVLTFFDAAEPCDVSWPAVREHLCPSVYPDVVLRSLEAVYGVPRVASETTKHEDSVARLGMPAVLNLQRVLVGLAGGVFDAHQDVVCRTLGTGEVARGLPLETFAEAWMDAIPSPLFSVAGITHRGATGMQKTLMEKLHGYVVVESRSSGVGGTAQDTAWWLPKETLSNDFAARLRALFELRPQLWDQVELKEYLCMLVPPEQSFEHVIARYTREYRIPGRPVQYAPLA; encoded by the coding sequence ATGGACCACATATTGGTGCGCTCTGACTTCGCGTGTCGGCGTGAGTACCGACTCGTCTCTGTCGATGAGGCATGGGTGAAGCAGCTACAGGAACAGGTGTACCCGATCCACTCCGCCAAGAAAGGTATGGCTAGGCACAAACGGGCACGCGCCTCGTCACCCCCCTCAGCAACCGCACATTGTGATAACGTATCAGTCGCATTCGTCATGAAGGGTGATGGGCAGCTCTGTTTGCACGACGCACAGTCGACCCGCTCCGTCCGCCGCGTCGAGTACTCGAACACGATGCTGCTGGCAACGCGGCGGCTCAACCGCATCGGCAGATCTGCTAGCGGTGAGTCCCCGTGCAGAAGCGGTGACGTCTGCAGCGCTGACGGCATGGCCACGACCACTActgctctccctttccccgaAGCGAACGTCCGCCAGTACACCAATGACGTCGTCGTGGCTGCCTTGAGCCGTATGTTTGACAGCCATGCCGTGCACCCGCAGGATAacgtgtgcgctgcgctggGTGAGTCGTACTTGACAATTGAAGAACTTGAGGGCACCGATGGAAGCAGTCATtgcagccgcaccgctgGTACGCCAGGGCGCGGGTACACCTTTGCGCAACTTGCTCGTGTTTTCCGCAGCAGTCCTTCGGAGCTTGCGGATCTGCTGCAGAgcctcggcgccgtcgtgcaCCGTGGCCTtgttcgccttctccaccctTCCCTCGTGCACGAGTCCTTGACGGCAGTACTGACCTTTTTCGATGCTGCAGAGCCGTGTGATGTCTCCTGGCCCGCCGTGCGGGAGCACCTCTGTCCGTCCGTCTACCCAGATGTCGTGCTGCGTTCACTGGAGGCAGTCTACGGTGTACCGCGAGTCGCCAGTGAGACGACGAAGCACGAGGACTCTGTGGCACGGCTGgggatgccggcggtgctAAACTTGCAGCGGGTGCTGGTGGGCCTCGCTGGAGGTGTTTTTGATGCCCACCAGGACGTTGTCTGCCGAACCCTGGGCACCGGCGAAGTGGCTCGTGGGTTGCCGTTGGAGACATTCGCAGAGGCGTGGATGGATGCTATTCCAtcgcccctcttctctgtggcTGGCATTACCCACCGCGGAGCGACAGGGATGCAAAAGACTCTCATGGAGAAACTGCACGGCTACGTGGTGGTGgagtcgcgcagcagcggcgttggaGGCACCGCGCAAGATACTGCGTGGTGGCTACCAAAAGAAACCCTCAGCAACGACTTTGCCGCTCGCCTCCGCGCACTCTTTGAGCTTCGCCCGCAGCTTTGGGACCAggtggagctgaaggagtacCTTTGTATGCTGGTTCCACCAGAGCAAAGCTTCGAGCACGTCATTGCACGCTACACACGAGAGTACCGGATACCAGGGCGACCTGTGCAGTACGCCCCGCTTGCCTGA
- a CDS encoding hypothetical protein (TriTrypDB/GeneDB-style sysID: LpmP.22.0160) encodes MAWISAIDTASTKLNIPMTAVEPTLAFEDDGLVPGVCRLYMEGRCRQGDRCFQVHANPSVVQQLRRVALNTPSCCPAHGAKCNMEGFPLGLVVVIDPPREKEVGLAVEAKVERESGCAAVSPSSGELNTTSTGDDAYNGNNVTSTEQRFTIALHNVCPTRFLWSRYEENGGMLLHVPKSKICREHRKGLCRFGNECSFLHLCRQITLGSGEDEPFSRSHTPSCNAPMQGSMQDYSRSLSSATANGSLCHQAHSQSHSTSNLPHFQGSVLVSQSGSYMDCSLGNSQTGSRPHFSRIPATSESYGSHQPLLRPLGGLPNSQRTIGTRGSFTHNPYAEASSFQG; translated from the coding sequence ATGGCATGGATCTCTGCCATTGATACGGCAAGCACAAAGCTCAACATCCCCATGACCGCGGTGGAGCCGACGCTCGCCTTCGAAGATGATGGCCTCGTGCCAGGAGTCTGCCGCCTCTACATGGAGGGGCGCTGCCGCCAAGGCGACCGGTGCTTCCAGGTGCACGCAAACCCTagcgtggtgcagcagctgcggcgtgtTGCGCTCAACACGCCGTCCTGCTGCCCAGCACACGGCGCGAAGTGCAACATGGAGGGATTTCCTCTAGGCCTTGTCGTCGTGATTGATCCTCCACGCGAAAAGGAAGTAGGCCTCGCGGTAGAAGCCAAAGTCGAGCGAGAAAGCGGGTGCGCCGCTGTATCGCCGTCGAGCGGCGAGTTGAATACGACTTCTACCGGTGACGACGCCTACAACGGAAACAACGTCACTAGCACGGAGCAGAGATTCACGATTGCGCTCCACAATGTGTGCCCTACCCGCTTCCTCTGGTCACGATACGAGGAAAATGGGGGCATGTTGCTCCACGTGCCAAAGTCGAAAATCTGCCGTGAGCACCGAAAGGGGCTCTGCCGCTTCGGCAACGAGTGCAGCTTTCTGCATCTGTGTCGTCAGATCAccctcggcagcggcgaggacgagccCTTCAGCCGCAGTCACACGCCGTCGTGCAACGCTCCGATGCAAGGCAGCATGCAGGACTACTCGAGGTCGCTGTCTTCTGCAACTGCGAACGGGTCTCTGTGCCACCAGGCCCACTCCCAGTCGCATTCGACGTCTAACCTACCCCACTTTCAGGGCAGCGTCCTCGTGTCCCAGAGCGGCTCGTACATGGACTGCTCTCTCGGCAACAGCCAAACCGGTTCGCGACCGCATTTCTCACGCATTCCAGCGACTTCGGAGAGCTATGGTAGCCATCAGCCACTTCTGCGACCACTCGGCGGCCTGCCGAATTCGCAGAGAACCATAGGGACTCGTGGGTCTTTCACGCACAACCCCTACGCCGAGGCATCTTCGTTTCAAGGCTAA